In Spirochaeta thermophila DSM 6578, the following proteins share a genomic window:
- a CDS encoding Do family serine endopeptidase yields MKGLFVFLMGFLGGMIFLLGFSCSTGASATPPPHTEAAIDLETLQNSFREVAEQALPIVTEISVVETKQQPSPEEGTPWFFFFFGEPEEGEPQPYESEALGSGVIVDRKGKTYYVLTNNHVIGKAEKITIHLYDDRTFPGTIVGRDERKDLALLSFEADSTDIPVAVLGDSSTLHVGDWVLAIGNPFGFDFSVTAGIVSALGRRGGPDGNISDFIQTDAAINKGNSGGALVNLKGEVVGINTWITSPTGGSIGLGFAIPINNVKKVIRDFIEKGKVEYGWLGVSVGDPADAVKDEMGLEGHRGAFVYQVFRGSPAYEGGILPGDYIVKVGEAAIRDADELVLRVGDLRPGEKTDFTLLRMGEKMVVEVRIGQRPAEEAIRTLNKHLWPGFSVYPLTDEVRRHLPEDTEGLRGLIVSSVEQGSVAATAGLKAEDIVTAVGGNPVQSLKDFYVQLGRLKETGTLGLTVVREGQEIGFELTWGD; encoded by the coding sequence ATGAAAGGTCTTTTCGTGTTTTTGATGGGTTTCCTGGGGGGGATGATCTTCCTTCTCGGTTTCTCGTGCTCCACAGGGGCCTCTGCAACCCCTCCACCACACACAGAGGCCGCCATCGATCTGGAGACTCTCCAGAACTCGTTCCGGGAGGTGGCCGAGCAGGCGCTTCCGATCGTCACGGAGATCAGCGTGGTGGAGACGAAGCAGCAGCCCTCTCCCGAGGAAGGGACTCCCTGGTTTTTCTTTTTCTTCGGCGAACCCGAGGAGGGGGAGCCACAGCCGTATGAGAGCGAGGCCCTGGGATCGGGGGTGATCGTGGATCGAAAGGGGAAGACCTACTATGTGCTGACCAACAACCACGTGATAGGCAAGGCCGAGAAGATCACGATACATCTCTACGATGACAGGACCTTCCCCGGCACCATCGTGGGTCGTGACGAGCGTAAGGATCTCGCCCTCCTCTCCTTCGAGGCCGATAGCACCGACATACCCGTAGCGGTCCTCGGCGATTCCTCCACCCTCCATGTGGGGGATTGGGTGCTCGCCATCGGAAATCCCTTCGGATTCGACTTCTCGGTGACGGCGGGGATCGTGAGCGCCCTGGGGAGAAGGGGAGGCCCCGACGGGAACATCAGCGACTTTATACAGACCGATGCCGCCATCAACAAGGGGAATTCCGGAGGAGCTCTCGTGAACCTCAAAGGGGAAGTGGTGGGGATCAATACCTGGATCACCTCGCCCACCGGTGGGAGCATCGGTTTGGGGTTCGCGATCCCCATCAACAATGTGAAAAAGGTGATCCGTGACTTCATCGAGAAGGGCAAGGTGGAGTACGGGTGGCTCGGGGTGAGCGTGGGGGATCCCGCGGACGCGGTGAAAGACGAGATGGGGCTCGAGGGGCACAGGGGTGCGTTCGTGTACCAGGTGTTCAGGGGAAGTCCTGCCTATGAGGGAGGCATCCTGCCCGGTGATTACATCGTCAAGGTGGGAGAGGCGGCTATAAGGGATGCGGACGAACTCGTCCTCAGGGTGGGAGACCTGCGGCCAGGCGAGAAGACGGACTTCACGTTGCTACGGATGGGGGAGAAGATGGTGGTGGAAGTGAGGATCGGCCAGCGACCTGCCGAGGAGGCGATCCGAACCCTCAACAAGCACCTCTGGCCGGGGTTCAGTGTGTACCCACTCACCGACGAGGTGCGCCGTCATCTTCCCGAGGACACGGAGGGCCTCAGAGGTCTCATCGTCTCCTCGGTGGAGCAGGGAAGCGTGGCTGCGACGGCAGGGCTCAAGGCGGAGGATATCGTCACTGCGGTGGGAGGAAACCCTGTACAGAGCCTGAAGGACTTCTACGTGCAGCTCGGCCGGTTGAAGGAGACAGGGACGCTCGGCCTGACTGTGGTCAGGGAGGGACAGGAGATCGGATTTGAGCTCACCTGGGGGGATTGA
- a CDS encoding bifunctional 5,10-methylenetetrahydrofolate dehydrogenase/5,10-methenyltetrahydrofolate cyclohydrolase, whose protein sequence is MPAQILSGKEVADRILADVAKEVDSLARSGCRPFLAVVRVGDDPASVAYVRGKRKDAARVGILSEEHTFPEETGQEDVCALIDRLNREEGVHGILVQLPLPPHIDEEAIIERIAPEKDVDGFHPVNVGRMVLGQETFLPCTPHGILMMLRHAGVEVRGRHVVVVGRSNIVGKPLANLLLQKREGGNATVTVCHTATPDIGSFTRQADIVVVAAGRPGVLTADMVREGAVVIDVGINRVEDPSSPRGYRLIGDVAFEEVARKASLITPVPGGVGLVTRAMLLWNTVRAARLAQERRGG, encoded by the coding sequence ATGCCTGCTCAGATCCTTTCCGGAAAAGAGGTGGCCGATCGGATCCTCGCCGATGTGGCGAAGGAGGTCGATTCGCTCGCACGCTCGGGATGCAGGCCGTTTCTCGCCGTAGTGAGGGTGGGGGATGATCCTGCCAGTGTGGCCTATGTGAGGGGAAAGCGCAAGGATGCAGCGCGTGTGGGGATCCTCTCGGAGGAACACACCTTCCCGGAGGAGACCGGGCAGGAGGATGTGTGCGCCCTCATCGACCGGCTCAACCGGGAGGAAGGAGTGCACGGGATACTCGTCCAGCTTCCGTTGCCTCCCCACATCGATGAGGAGGCCATCATCGAGCGGATCGCCCCGGAGAAGGACGTGGACGGTTTCCATCCGGTGAATGTGGGGAGGATGGTCCTCGGCCAGGAGACGTTCCTGCCGTGTACGCCGCACGGTATCCTCATGATGCTGCGCCACGCGGGGGTGGAGGTGAGGGGTCGCCACGTGGTCGTGGTGGGAAGGAGCAACATCGTGGGCAAGCCCCTGGCGAACCTCCTCTTGCAGAAGCGGGAGGGGGGGAACGCCACGGTCACGGTGTGCCACACGGCCACGCCCGACATCGGCTCCTTCACACGTCAGGCCGATATCGTGGTGGTGGCGGCAGGCCGTCCCGGTGTGCTCACGGCCGATATGGTGAGGGAAGGGGCGGTGGTGATCGACGTGGGGATCAACAGGGTGGAGGATCCGTCCTCCCCCAGGGGATATCGGCTCATAGGCGATGTGGCCTTCGAGGAGGTCGCCCGGAAGGCCTCCCTGATCACGCCCGTGCCGGGAGGGGTGGGCCTCGTCACCCGGGCCATGCTCCTCTGGAACACGGTGCGGGCCGCCCGTCTCGCACAGGAGCGTCGTGGTGGTTGA
- a CDS encoding TP0733 family outer membrane beta-barrel protein encodes MKSRIRRRVWAGLLFSLFILQWTGAQELPTKEPGARPRPTYGLGDQSLSLSAGVLLPLFFQFTEDFRTAPTNLSLGGTASLKWSGYLSDATRLGFDFGGMFAFSPNSRALYMVPFLFTFDYIVYAFPFEVPLHASVGPCFTQLEELFHIDPMLKIGATILWDYDPAWSFGMNLHYWWIMQLYTSNPDTPPPSHSAFGNFLEISLVAEYRIR; translated from the coding sequence ATGAAATCCAGAATCAGAAGGCGTGTGTGGGCAGGTCTGCTCTTCTCCCTCTTCATCCTCCAGTGGACGGGGGCCCAGGAACTCCCCACGAAGGAACCTGGAGCACGACCCCGTCCCACCTATGGACTGGGCGATCAGAGTCTCTCCCTCTCCGCGGGTGTGCTCCTCCCCCTCTTCTTCCAGTTCACCGAAGACTTCAGGACCGCCCCCACCAACCTGAGTCTGGGGGGCACCGCATCACTCAAGTGGTCGGGATATCTCTCCGATGCCACCAGGCTGGGGTTCGACTTCGGCGGGATGTTCGCCTTCAGCCCGAACTCGAGGGCCCTCTACATGGTCCCCTTTCTCTTCACGTTCGACTACATCGTCTACGCCTTTCCCTTCGAGGTGCCGCTCCATGCGAGCGTGGGACCGTGCTTCACCCAGCTCGAAGAGCTCTTCCACATAGATCCCATGCTCAAGATCGGGGCCACGATCCTCTGGGACTACGACCCGGCCTGGTCCTTCGGGATGAATCTCCACTACTGGTGGATCATGCAGCTCTACACCAGTAATCCGGATACCCCTCCACCATCCCACTCGGCCTTCGGGAACTTTCTCGAGATCAGTCTCGTAGCGGAATACAGGATACGATAG
- the map gene encoding type I methionyl aminopeptidase — protein sequence MIPLKSERELEGIRESARILSQVLKILRASIGPGIPTRELDRIARKEIAAFGARPAFLGYMDFPAAVCISVNEVVIHGIPDGRRLKEGDIVSIDCGVDYEGFFSDAAFTVPVGRVAEEVRKLLEVTEESLYLGIAQARSGNRIHDVSRAVYRHARAHGLGVVREFCGHGVGLSPHEEPQIPNYVGKGRSPRIMPGMVLAIEPMFTLGADYVRILEDGWSVVPVDGSLSAHFEHTIAVLPEGPEILTDWGEERVPLLSKQQEGEV from the coding sequence ATGATTCCTCTCAAGAGCGAAAGGGAACTGGAAGGGATACGCGAATCGGCGCGCATCCTTTCTCAGGTGCTCAAGATCTTGCGGGCTTCGATAGGGCCGGGTATACCCACCCGGGAGCTCGACCGGATCGCCAGGAAGGAGATCGCCGCCTTCGGGGCGCGACCGGCCTTTCTCGGCTACATGGATTTCCCCGCTGCGGTCTGTATCTCGGTGAACGAGGTGGTGATCCACGGGATACCCGACGGGAGACGCCTGAAGGAAGGCGATATTGTGAGCATCGATTGCGGGGTCGACTATGAGGGTTTTTTCAGCGACGCCGCCTTCACGGTACCGGTGGGACGGGTGGCGGAAGAGGTGCGGAAGCTCCTCGAAGTCACCGAGGAAAGCCTGTATCTCGGGATAGCCCAGGCCAGGTCGGGAAATCGCATCCATGATGTTTCACGCGCCGTCTACCGGCACGCTCGGGCCCACGGGCTGGGGGTGGTGAGGGAGTTCTGTGGTCACGGGGTGGGACTCTCGCCCCACGAGGAACCGCAGATACCCAACTATGTGGGGAAAGGGCGAAGCCCCCGTATCATGCCGGGGATGGTCCTCGCGATAGAGCCGATGTTCACCCTGGGGGCTGACTACGTACGGATCCTCGAGGACGGGTGGAGCGTGGTGCCGGTGGACGGGAGCCTCTCGGCCCACTTCGAGCACACGATCGCCGTTCTTCCGGAAGGACCCGAGATACTCACCGATTGGGGCGAGGAACGCGTTCCTCTACTATCGAAGCAACAGGAGGGAGAAGTATGA